A window from Mycobacterium botniense encodes these proteins:
- a CDS encoding TIGR03089 family protein codes for MRTLSGAILDPILRTDPVGPLITYYDDASGERIELSAATLANWAAKTGNLLRDEFGGGPDSRIAVLLPAHWQTAAVLFGVWWIGADVVLGGPQADIALCTADQLARAESLVGADGAVAVLSLDPLGRAAPDLPVGVTDFATAVRTHGDQIVPERRPGPALAGRSVDDILADCQRSAAARGVTAADRVLSAMPWATAPELIDGLLAIFAAGASLVQVAHLDRSALHRKIETEKITRVID; via the coding sequence GTGCGCACACTCAGCGGGGCGATCCTCGACCCGATCCTGCGCACCGATCCGGTGGGGCCGCTGATCACCTACTACGACGATGCCAGCGGCGAACGCATCGAGCTGTCCGCGGCGACGCTGGCCAACTGGGCCGCCAAAACCGGCAATCTGTTGCGCGACGAGTTCGGCGGCGGCCCGGACAGCCGGATCGCGGTGTTGCTGCCGGCCCACTGGCAGACCGCGGCCGTGCTGTTCGGGGTGTGGTGGATCGGCGCGGACGTCGTCCTCGGTGGCCCGCAGGCCGACATCGCCTTGTGCACCGCCGACCAGCTTGCCCGGGCCGAGAGCCTCGTCGGCGCCGACGGTGCGGTGGCGGTGCTTTCGCTGGACCCGCTGGGCCGGGCAGCGCCGGACCTGCCGGTGGGCGTCACCGACTTCGCCACCGCGGTGCGGACGCATGGCGATCAGATCGTTCCCGAACGCCGCCCCGGTCCGGCTCTGGCTGGCCGATCGGTCGACGACATCCTCGCTGACTGCCAAAGATCCGCTGCCGCCAGGGGTGTGACGGCAGCCGATCGGGTGCTCTCGGCGATGCCATGGGCCACTGCACCCGAGCTGATTGACGGTTTGCTCGCGATTTTCGCTGCCGGCGCATCGCTGGTGCAGGTCGCCCACCTGGATCGCTCGGCGTTGCACCGCAAGATCGAGACGGAGAAGATCACCCGCGTCATTGACTAG
- a CDS encoding class I SAM-dependent methyltransferase produces the protein MARTDNDTWDLATSVGATATMVAAGRARATKAGLIDDQFAEPLVRAVGIDFFTRWAAGELDSAEVDIPDLPWGMQRMTDLLAVRTRHIDAFVSDAVAAGIRQTVILASGLDARGYRLSWPAGMTLFEVDQPQVLEFKAETLAALGAQPKGDLRMVPSDLRHDWPAALRAAGFDAGRPTAWIAEGLLAFLPPSAQDRLLDQITALSADGSRLIAEIFMNTGENLRVLEAANRKWYEHGLDVRLDNLGYQGDRHDVADYLASRGWRTSRTLASQLLAASGLPVPPRNEGYRENYYCTALLGSR, from the coding sequence ATGGCGCGTACCGATAACGACACCTGGGATCTTGCGACGAGCGTGGGAGCCACTGCCACCATGGTGGCGGCCGGCCGGGCCCGTGCCACCAAAGCCGGACTCATCGACGATCAGTTCGCCGAGCCGCTGGTCCGCGCGGTCGGCATCGATTTCTTCACCCGCTGGGCCGCCGGCGAGCTGGACTCGGCCGAGGTGGACATCCCCGACTTGCCGTGGGGCATGCAACGGATGACCGATCTGCTGGCGGTGCGTACCCGTCACATCGACGCGTTCGTCTCCGATGCTGTTGCCGCGGGCATCCGCCAAACCGTCATCCTGGCCTCCGGTCTGGATGCGCGCGGGTATCGGCTGTCGTGGCCCGCGGGGATGACGCTGTTCGAGGTGGATCAACCGCAGGTCCTCGAGTTCAAGGCCGAGACCCTGGCCGCACTGGGCGCCCAGCCGAAAGGAGATCTGCGGATGGTGCCGAGCGATCTGCGCCACGATTGGCCGGCGGCGCTGCGTGCGGCCGGGTTCGACGCCGGCCGGCCCACCGCGTGGATCGCCGAAGGTCTGCTGGCCTTCCTGCCGCCGTCGGCACAAGATCGTTTGCTGGACCAGATCACCGCGCTCAGTGCCGACGGCAGCCGGCTGATCGCGGAGATCTTCATGAACACCGGAGAAAATCTGCGGGTTCTGGAAGCCGCCAACCGCAAGTGGTACGAGCACGGACTGGACGTCAGACTCGACAACTTGGGCTACCAGGGCGACCGTCACGATGTCGCGGACTATCTGGCGAGCCGGGGCTGGCGCACCTCGCGCACCCTGGCCAGTCAGCTGCTGGCCGCCAGTGGCTTACCGGTGCCGCCCCGAAACGAGGGGTACCGCGAAAACTACTACTGCACCGCGCTCCTGGGTTCACGCTGA
- a CDS encoding cation transporter, whose amino-acid sequence MSALAHPEPRGTPWHHAARWARGLAWISLAAMLAEGAVGCWQGLAVGSIALTGWALGSAPEALASAMVVWRFSGWRTLSEIAEARAQRGVAVSFWLAAPYIAAESVRDLLGGHHPDTSVIGIVLTALAAVLMPILGRAKHRLAARLSSAATAGEGTQNYLCGVQAAAVLAGLAVTARWPGWWWLDPAIGLGIAAAALWQGVRAWRGENCAC is encoded by the coding sequence GTGTCTGCGCTGGCCCACCCGGAACCGCGGGGGACCCCCTGGCACCACGCGGCTCGCTGGGCGCGGGGACTGGCCTGGATCAGCCTGGCCGCGATGCTCGCCGAGGGTGCGGTGGGCTGCTGGCAGGGCCTGGCGGTCGGGTCCATAGCGCTGACCGGATGGGCGTTGGGCAGCGCACCTGAAGCCCTGGCCAGCGCCATGGTGGTGTGGCGGTTTAGTGGCTGGCGCACCCTCTCCGAGATCGCCGAAGCGCGTGCGCAACGCGGTGTCGCCGTGTCGTTTTGGCTCGCGGCTCCGTATATCGCCGCGGAATCGGTTCGCGACCTGCTCGGCGGGCATCACCCCGACACGTCGGTGATCGGCATTGTGCTGACAGCGCTCGCCGCGGTGCTGATGCCGATCCTGGGGCGGGCCAAACACCGCCTCGCCGCACGGCTGAGCTCAGCAGCCACCGCAGGGGAAGGCACCCAGAACTATTTGTGCGGCGTCCAGGCCGCCGCGGTGTTGGCCGGTCTCGCGGTCACCGCCAGGTGGCCGGGCTGGTGGTGGCTCGACCCGGCGATCGGTCTGGGTATCGCCGCTGCCGCGCTGTGGCAGGGCGTCCGGGCCTGGCGCGGCGAGAACTGCGCCTGCTGA
- a CDS encoding DUF1490 family protein yields the protein MPGHGFFTKAATTLLTGLVGATAYEVLRKAVAKAPLHGTAVTAAEWGLRGTRRAEEAAESARLKLADIMAEARERIGEEAPTPALTDIEDHEH from the coding sequence ATGCCGGGGCACGGGTTCTTCACCAAGGCAGCCACCACACTGCTCACCGGGCTGGTCGGGGCGACCGCCTACGAGGTACTGCGCAAAGCGGTGGCCAAAGCGCCATTGCACGGGACCGCGGTCACGGCGGCCGAGTGGGGCCTGCGCGGCACCCGCCGCGCCGAAGAAGCCGCCGAATCGGCCCGGCTGAAACTCGCCGACATCATGGCGGAGGCGCGTGAACGTATCGGTGAAGAGGCGCCGACGCCGGCCCTCACCGATATCGAAGACCACGAACACTGA
- a CDS encoding glycosyltransferase family 2 protein yields MVTVTYSPGPHLERFLASLSLATERPVSVLLADNGSTDGAPQAALERYPNVRLFSTGANLGYGTAVNRAVARLAEEGVADEWFIVANPDVQWGPGSIDALLGAAARWPRAATLGPLIREPDGSVYPSARHVPSLIRGGMHAVIGPVWRNNPWSTSYRQQHLEPSERPVGWLSGSCLLVRRTAFEQVGGFDERYFMYFEDVDLGDRLHKAGWLNVYVPSAEVLHHQAHSTGRDPIGHLAAHHKSTYIFLADRHSGWWRAPLRWAMRAGLATRARLLARRARRAEGRH; encoded by the coding sequence GTGGTGACGGTGACCTACTCTCCGGGCCCGCATCTCGAACGTTTCTTGGCTTCGTTGTCGCTGGCCACCGAGCGGCCAGTGAGTGTGCTGCTGGCGGACAACGGCTCCACCGACGGGGCACCGCAGGCGGCGCTTGAGCGCTACCCCAACGTGCGGCTGTTTTCCACCGGCGCCAACCTCGGGTACGGAACGGCGGTGAACCGCGCGGTGGCCCGGCTTGCTGAAGAGGGAGTCGCCGACGAGTGGTTTATCGTGGCGAACCCGGATGTGCAATGGGGGCCGGGCAGCATCGACGCTTTGCTCGGTGCCGCCGCTCGCTGGCCGCGGGCGGCCACGCTGGGCCCGCTCATCCGGGAGCCCGACGGCTCGGTGTATCCGTCAGCACGGCACGTGCCCAGCCTGATTCGCGGGGGAATGCATGCGGTGATCGGTCCGGTCTGGCGCAACAATCCGTGGTCGACCAGCTACCGTCAACAGCACCTGGAGCCCAGCGAACGCCCGGTGGGTTGGTTATCCGGGTCGTGTCTGCTGGTGCGCCGCACAGCTTTCGAGCAGGTCGGCGGCTTCGACGAGCGCTACTTCATGTACTTCGAGGATGTCGACCTCGGTGACCGGCTCCACAAAGCGGGTTGGCTGAACGTCTACGTGCCCTCAGCAGAAGTGCTGCATCACCAGGCTCATTCCACCGGCCGCGACCCGATCGGCCATTTGGCGGCCCATCATAAAAGCACGTATATATTCCTTGCCGACCGGCATTCGGGGTGGTGGCGAGCCCCCCTGCGATGGGCGATGCGTGCCGGGTTGGCAACCCGGGCGCGGTTGTTGGCGCGCCGCGCGCGGCGGGCAGAAGGGCGGCATTGA
- a CDS encoding LCP family protein, which translates to MMPAQRVVRAIATAAAVAVVLGTGVAWSKVRSFEDGINHIFAPSLGRGGDDGAIDILLVGVDSRTDAHGNPLSAEELATLRAGDEVATNTDTIILIRIPNNGKSATAISIPRDSYVLAPGLGKTKINGVYGQVKEDKRASLVRSGVPEVEAEAQGTEAGREALIKTVADLTGVTVDHYAEIGLLGFALITDALGGVDVCLKEPVYEPLSGADFPAGWQKLNGPQALSFVRQRHDLPRGDLDRVVRQQAVMASLAHQIISGKTLSHPATVARLQQAIQRSVVISSGWDIMDFVQQLQKLAAGNIAFATIPVLDEAGWSDDGMHSVVRVDPHQVAEWVASLLHQQDQGKTEQLAYTPEKTTADVLNDTDINGLAAAVSAVLAAKGFTQGTVANNETGHVTASQVRAAKTDDLGAQAVSKDLGGLPVVADPTVPPGSVRVVLANDYTGPGSGLEGGTTASTAASQQAPDSTAPPPSPIITAGSDRPECVN; encoded by the coding sequence GTGATGCCTGCGCAACGTGTGGTCCGTGCGATTGCGACCGCGGCGGCCGTCGCCGTCGTGCTCGGCACCGGGGTGGCGTGGAGCAAGGTCCGCTCGTTCGAAGACGGCATCAACCACATCTTCGCCCCGTCGCTGGGCCGGGGGGGCGACGACGGCGCCATCGACATCCTGCTCGTGGGCGTGGACAGCCGCACCGACGCCCACGGCAACCCGCTGTCGGCCGAGGAACTGGCGACCCTGCGCGCCGGTGACGAGGTGGCCACGAACACCGACACCATCATCTTGATCCGCATACCCAACAACGGAAAGTCGGCTACGGCGATCTCGATTCCGCGCGACTCCTACGTGTTGGCGCCCGGTTTGGGCAAGACCAAGATCAACGGCGTCTACGGCCAGGTCAAAGAAGACAAGCGGGCCAGCCTGGTGCGATCGGGGGTTCCCGAAGTGGAGGCCGAAGCGCAGGGAACCGAAGCCGGCCGCGAGGCCCTGATCAAAACGGTCGCCGACCTCACCGGCGTGACCGTCGACCATTACGCCGAGATCGGGCTACTAGGTTTCGCCCTCATCACCGACGCTTTAGGGGGTGTCGATGTATGCCTGAAAGAACCTGTTTACGAACCACTTTCAGGCGCCGACTTTCCGGCCGGCTGGCAGAAACTCAACGGCCCGCAAGCGTTGAGCTTCGTGCGGCAACGGCATGACCTCCCGCGAGGCGACCTCGACCGGGTGGTACGCCAGCAGGCAGTGATGGCATCCCTGGCCCACCAGATCATCTCCGGCAAGACGCTATCCCACCCGGCCACCGTGGCGCGCCTCCAGCAGGCCATTCAGCGTTCGGTCGTCATCTCCTCGGGCTGGGACATCATGGATTTCGTGCAGCAGCTACAGAAACTGGCCGCCGGCAACATCGCCTTTGCCACCATCCCGGTGCTCGATGAAGCCGGCTGGAGCGACGACGGCATGCACAGCGTGGTCCGGGTGGATCCCCACCAGGTCGCGGAGTGGGTCGCCAGCCTACTGCACCAACAGGATCAGGGTAAAACCGAGCAACTGGCGTATACCCCCGAGAAAACCACCGCCGACGTGCTCAACGACACTGACATCAACGGCCTGGCTGCCGCGGTGTCAGCGGTGTTGGCCGCCAAAGGTTTTACCCAGGGCACTGTCGCCAACAACGAAACCGGGCATGTGACCGCCAGCCAAGTGCGGGCCGCTAAAACCGATGACCTGGGCGCGCAAGCGGTTTCCAAAGACCTCGGCGGCTTACCGGTCGTCGCCGATCCGACGGTGCCACCCGGGTCGGTGCGGGTGGTGCTGGCCAACGACTACACCGGCCCGGGTTCAGGTCTCGAAGGCGGCACGACGGCGTCCACTGCGGCGTCGCAGCAAGCGCCCGACAGCACCGCCCCCCCACCATCGCCGATTATCACCGCCGGCTCGGACCGCCCCGAGTGTGTCAACTGA
- the ctpC gene encoding manganese-exporting P-type ATPase CtpC produces MSTDVRVPDSSGPAAGWPGVQIVSDAAGRMRVAVSWVRANPRRAVAVEEAVGQQHGVRVVHAYPRTGSVVVWYSPKRCDRSAVLAAITEAAHIADALIPARAPHSSEIRNADVLRMAVGGAALALLGVRRYVFARPPLLGATGRLAATGVTIFTGYPFLRGALRSIGSGRAGTDALVSAATVASLVLRENVVALTVLWLLNIGEYLQDLTLRRTRRAISDLLRGSQDTAWIRLTDGPDAGREIQVPIDSVQIGDAVVVHDHVAIPVDGEVVDGEAVVDQSAITGETLPVSVIVGSTVHAGSVVLRGRLVVRARAVGQHTAIGRIIARVEEAQHDRAPIQTVGETFSRRFVPTSFVVSALTLAITRDVRRAMTMLLIACPCAVGLATPTAISAAIGNGARRGILIKGGSHLEEAGRVDAIVFDKTGTLTVGRPVVTNIVAMHEDWQPEEVLAYAASSEIHSRHPLAEAVIRSTEERHITIPPHEECEVLVGLGMRTWADGRTLLLGSPSLLQAENVVVSQEAAAWVNKLRRQAETPLLLAVDGTLVGLISLRDETRPEAAEVLNKLRANGVRRVVMLTGDHPEIAEVVARELGIEEWRAEVLPEDKLDAVRQLQNEGHVVAMVGDGVNDAPALAAADIGIAMGLAGTDVAVETADVALANDDLQRLLDVRDLGARAVEVIRENYAMSIAVNAAGLLVGAGGALSPVLAAILHNASSVAVVANSSRLIRYRLN; encoded by the coding sequence ATGAGCACTGATGTTCGCGTGCCCGACAGCTCCGGGCCGGCTGCCGGGTGGCCCGGGGTGCAGATCGTCTCGGATGCGGCCGGGCGGATGCGGGTCGCTGTCTCGTGGGTGCGCGCGAATCCCCGCCGCGCGGTCGCGGTCGAAGAAGCCGTGGGCCAGCAGCACGGGGTCCGTGTGGTACACGCGTACCCCCGTACCGGATCTGTGGTCGTGTGGTATTCGCCCAAGCGCTGTGACCGCTCCGCGGTCCTGGCGGCGATCACGGAGGCCGCGCACATCGCTGACGCGCTGATCCCGGCGCGCGCGCCGCATTCGTCGGAAATCCGCAATGCTGACGTGCTGCGCATGGCCGTCGGCGGTGCCGCGCTGGCGCTCCTGGGCGTGCGCCGCTACGTGTTCGCCCGCCCGCCGCTGCTCGGGGCCACCGGTCGGCTGGCCGCCACCGGTGTCACGATCTTCACCGGGTATCCGTTCCTGCGCGGCGCCTTGCGCTCGATCGGCTCGGGTCGCGCCGGCACCGACGCGCTGGTGTCAGCGGCCACGGTGGCCAGCCTGGTGCTGCGTGAGAACGTGGTCGCGCTGACGGTGCTCTGGCTGCTCAATATCGGTGAGTACCTGCAGGATTTGACATTGCGGCGCACCCGCCGGGCCATCTCCGACCTGCTGCGCGGCAGCCAGGACACGGCGTGGATCCGGCTCACCGACGGCCCCGACGCGGGCCGCGAAATACAAGTGCCGATCGATTCGGTGCAGATCGGCGACGCGGTGGTGGTGCACGACCACGTGGCGATCCCAGTGGACGGCGAGGTCGTCGACGGCGAGGCGGTTGTCGACCAGTCCGCCATCACCGGTGAGACCCTGCCGGTCAGCGTCATCGTCGGATCAACCGTGCATGCCGGTTCGGTGGTGCTGCGCGGCCGCCTGGTGGTGCGTGCCCGCGCGGTGGGCCAGCACACCGCGATCGGCCGCATCATCGCCCGCGTCGAAGAGGCCCAGCATGACCGGGCGCCGATCCAAACTGTCGGCGAGACCTTTTCGCGGCGGTTTGTGCCGACCTCGTTCGTCGTTTCCGCACTCACCTTGGCGATCACCAGGGATGTGCGGCGCGCGATGACGATGCTGCTCATCGCCTGCCCGTGCGCAGTGGGTCTGGCCACCCCGACCGCGATCAGCGCCGCGATCGGCAACGGTGCCCGCCGCGGCATCTTGATCAAAGGGGGGTCACACCTTGAGGAGGCCGGGCGGGTCGACGCCATTGTGTTCGACAAAACCGGAACACTCACCGTCGGGCGCCCGGTGGTGACGAATATCGTCGCCATGCACGAGGATTGGCAGCCCGAGGAAGTCTTGGCGTATGCGGCCAGCTCGGAGATCCACTCACGGCATCCGCTGGCCGAGGCGGTGATCCGCTCGACCGAAGAACGCCACATCACCATCCCGCCGCACGAGGAGTGCGAGGTGCTGGTCGGCCTGGGCATGCGAACCTGGGCCGACGGCCGCACGCTGCTGTTGGGCAGCCCTTCGCTGCTGCAGGCCGAAAACGTTGTGGTGTCGCAAGAAGCGGCAGCATGGGTGAACAAGTTGCGGCGGCAGGCTGAGACCCCGCTGCTGCTCGCCGTGGACGGCACCTTGGTGGGATTGATCAGTCTGCGCGACGAAACGCGCCCCGAGGCAGCGGAGGTGTTAAACAAGCTGCGCGCCAACGGTGTCCGTCGCGTTGTCATGCTCACCGGTGATCATCCCGAAATCGCTGAGGTGGTCGCCCGTGAACTGGGTATCGAGGAGTGGCGCGCTGAAGTGCTGCCCGAGGACAAGCTCGACGCGGTGCGCCAGCTGCAAAACGAGGGCCACGTCGTGGCCATGGTCGGCGACGGCGTCAACGATGCTCCCGCGCTCGCGGCCGCCGATATCGGAATCGCCATGGGGCTGGCGGGAACTGATGTCGCGGTGGAAACAGCCGATGTCGCCCTGGCCAACGACGACCTGCAGCGGCTGCTCGACGTGCGGGATCTGGGTGCCCGCGCGGTCGAGGTTATCCGGGAAAACTACGCGATGTCGATTGCGGTCAACGCTGCGGGGCTGCTTGTCGGCGCCGGTGGCGCGCTGTCACCGGTGCTGGCCGCGATCCTGCACAACGCGTCATCGGTGGCGGTGGTCGCCAATAGCTCCCGGCTGATCCGCTACCGCCTGAACTAA
- a CDS encoding CaiB/BaiF CoA transferase family protein translates to MPGNNGPRPLEGFRVLDFTQNVAGPLAGQVLADLGAEVIKVEAPGGEAARRLISVLPGRPPLAAYFLPNNRGKKSVTVDLTSEPAKQQILRLADTADVVLEAFRPGVMERLGLGPGDLQSRNPKLIYARLSAYGGNGPNGDRPGIDLMVAAEAGMTSGMRTPEGKPQIIPFQLVDNASGHVLAQAVLAALLNRERHGVADVVRVAMYDVAVGLQANQLIVHLNRSGVDQKASKPKGRKTVGFASQPSDAFRTADGYVVISAYVPKHWELLCRTIGRPDLLDDARFADQRSRAVNYAELADELEATLTTRTAAEWVELLQRNGIMACLPHTWKQVVTTPLFAENDLAVRVGSGDDAVTLIRTPARYSTFTATATGPPPAAGQHNDELLVAPESVSPEP, encoded by the coding sequence ATGCCCGGCAACAACGGCCCCCGGCCGCTGGAGGGGTTTCGGGTGCTCGATTTCACGCAGAACGTGGCCGGGCCGCTGGCCGGGCAGGTGTTGGCCGATCTGGGTGCCGAGGTCATCAAGGTCGAGGCGCCCGGGGGCGAAGCCGCCCGCCGCCTCATCTCGGTTCTTCCCGGCCGCCCGCCGTTGGCCGCATATTTTCTGCCTAACAATCGGGGCAAGAAATCGGTGACCGTCGACCTCACCTCCGAGCCGGCCAAACAGCAGATACTGCGGCTGGCCGACACCGCGGACGTGGTGCTGGAGGCTTTCCGCCCGGGGGTCATGGAAAGACTCGGCCTGGGTCCGGGTGATTTGCAGTCGCGCAACCCGAAATTGATCTACGCCCGCCTGTCGGCCTACGGCGGTAACGGCCCGAACGGGGACCGGCCCGGGATCGACCTGATGGTCGCCGCCGAGGCCGGCATGACCTCCGGGATGCGCACCCCTGAGGGCAAACCGCAAATCATCCCCTTTCAACTCGTCGACAACGCCAGCGGTCACGTACTGGCCCAGGCGGTGCTGGCGGCGCTGCTCAACCGCGAGCGCCACGGTGTCGCTGACGTCGTGCGGGTCGCGATGTACGACGTCGCCGTCGGGCTGCAGGCCAACCAGCTCATCGTGCACCTGAACCGGTCCGGCGTCGACCAGAAAGCATCAAAACCGAAGGGACGCAAGACAGTTGGCTTCGCCAGCCAGCCCTCGGACGCCTTCCGCACAGCGGACGGGTACGTCGTGATCAGCGCGTACGTGCCCAAGCACTGGGAGCTTTTGTGCCGAACCATCGGCCGGCCCGACCTTCTCGACGACGCCCGGTTCGCCGACCAGCGCTCGCGGGCGGTCAACTACGCGGAGTTGGCCGACGAACTGGAAGCGACGCTGACAACCAGGACCGCCGCCGAGTGGGTTGAGCTGTTGCAGCGCAACGGCATCATGGCGTGCCTGCCCCACACCTGGAAGCAAGTGGTCACGACCCCGCTGTTCGCCGAGAATGACCTCGCCGTGCGGGTCGGCAGCGGTGATGACGCCGTGACACTGATCCGCACACCGGCGCGCTACTCCACGTTCACCGCGACAGCAACAGGGCCGCCGCCGGCGGCGGGCCAACATAATGATGAGTTGCTGGTGGCGCCCGAGAGCGTCTCGCCCGAGCCGTGA
- the rfbD gene encoding dTDP-4-dehydrorhamnose reductase, translating to MSGTRAGRIVISGAGGQVGSCLAAEATGQGRDVLALTSAQWDITDRAAAEQIIQPGDVVVNCAAYTDVDGAESDASRAYAVNVRGPEYIARACARAGARLIHISTDYVFSGEFGDSPPRPYEPGDETGPLSVYGRTKLSGELAVLATLPNATVVRTAWVYTGGTGKDFVAAMRRLAAGGSTVDVVDDQTGSPTYVADLVVALLQVADGYVHAPVVHAANEGAVTRFGQARAVFEELGADPRRVRPVSSDDYPRPAARPRYSALSSRLSVQAGLSPLRPWRDALADALSR from the coding sequence GTGTCTGGGACCCGCGCCGGCAGGATCGTTATCTCTGGGGCCGGTGGACAGGTCGGGAGTTGTCTGGCGGCCGAGGCCACTGGTCAGGGCCGTGACGTGCTGGCACTGACCTCCGCGCAATGGGATATTACCGATCGCGCCGCCGCCGAGCAGATCATCCAGCCCGGCGATGTGGTGGTGAATTGCGCGGCCTACACCGATGTCGACGGCGCCGAAAGCGACGCCTCCAGGGCCTACGCGGTCAACGTGCGCGGCCCGGAATACATCGCGCGGGCGTGCGCGCGGGCCGGCGCCCGGCTGATTCACATCTCCACGGACTACGTGTTCAGCGGTGAGTTCGGGGATTCACCGCCGCGCCCGTATGAGCCCGGCGATGAGACCGGGCCGCTGAGCGTGTACGGCCGCACCAAGCTCTCCGGCGAACTGGCTGTTCTCGCAACACTTCCGAACGCTACTGTGGTGCGCACCGCCTGGGTCTACACCGGCGGGACCGGCAAGGACTTCGTCGCCGCCATGCGCCGGCTGGCGGCGGGCGGCAGCACCGTGGACGTCGTGGACGACCAGACCGGCTCACCGACCTATGTCGCCGACCTGGTCGTCGCGCTGCTGCAGGTCGCCGACGGATACGTGCACGCTCCCGTCGTGCATGCCGCCAACGAGGGCGCGGTGACCCGGTTCGGGCAAGCCCGGGCCGTGTTCGAGGAACTCGGTGCCGACCCGCGGCGGGTGCGCCCGGTCAGCAGTGACGACTATCCGCGCCCGGCGGCACGGCCGCGGTACTCGGCGCTGTCGAGCCGGCTGTCGGTGCAGGCCGGATTGTCACCGCTGCGGCCGTGGCGCGACGCACTTGCCGATGCGCTCAGCCGCTGA
- a CDS encoding RICIN domain-containing protein, with the protein MRDARLTGGLRTAGVALGAVVGVGLVSAGVAGAADPVQVKSRLGNWCLDTPNGSSTAAVVNPCDGSRSQLWVVGPAGQAGGQIESVAFPGNCLSISNSADNTPVLLAACRVNATTEQWNFQPDGQITSALGPCLNVFGGVAQPGTAVIAYHCIPGVADEQWESVAG; encoded by the coding sequence ATGCGCGACGCGCGGTTGACCGGCGGTCTGCGCACGGCCGGTGTCGCGCTCGGCGCCGTGGTGGGTGTCGGGCTGGTCAGTGCCGGGGTGGCCGGTGCCGCCGACCCGGTCCAGGTGAAGAGCCGACTAGGCAACTGGTGCCTGGACACCCCGAATGGCAGCAGCACCGCGGCGGTGGTCAACCCCTGCGACGGGTCGCGTTCTCAGCTGTGGGTTGTCGGCCCTGCCGGCCAGGCTGGCGGCCAGATCGAAAGTGTGGCTTTCCCGGGCAATTGTCTGAGCATCAGCAACTCAGCCGACAACACCCCGGTGCTCCTGGCCGCCTGCCGGGTCAATGCCACCACCGAGCAGTGGAACTTCCAGCCCGACGGCCAGATCACCAGTGCCCTGGGTCCCTGCCTGAACGTCTTCGGCGGTGTCGCGCAGCCCGGGACCGCGGTGATCGCCTACCACTGCATTCCCGGCGTAGCCGACGAACAGTGGGAAAGCGTGGCCGGCTGA
- a CDS encoding sugar phosphate nucleotidyltransferase → MAEPDVDAVVLVGGKGTRLRPLTLSVPKPMLPTAGLPLLTHLLSRIAAAGIEHVVLGTSYQPAVFEAEFGDGSKLGLQIDYVTEERPLGTGGGIANVVSHLRHDTVMVFNGDVLSGADLGQLVAYHRSNHADITLHLVRVSDPRAFGCVPTEDGRVTAFLEKTQDPPTDQINAGCYVFSRAMIHRIPTGREVSLEREVFPALLSEGVTICGYVDSAYWRDMGTPEDFVRGSADLVRGIAPSPALRGHRGESLVHDGAAVSPGAVLIGGTAVGRGAEIGPGVRLDGAVIFDGVRIEAGSVIERSIIGFGARIGPRALIRDGVVGDGADIGARCELLRGARVWPGVCIPDGGIRYSSDV, encoded by the coding sequence GTGGCAGAGCCCGACGTGGATGCGGTGGTCCTGGTGGGCGGAAAGGGCACGCGGCTGCGGCCGCTGACGCTGTCGGTGCCCAAACCGATGCTGCCGACCGCGGGACTGCCGCTGTTGACCCACTTGTTGTCGCGGATCGCCGCGGCCGGGATCGAGCATGTGGTGCTGGGCACCTCCTACCAGCCCGCGGTGTTCGAGGCGGAGTTCGGGGACGGATCCAAGCTGGGGCTGCAGATCGACTATGTCACCGAGGAGCGTCCGTTGGGGACCGGCGGCGGGATCGCCAACGTCGTCAGCCATCTGCGCCATGACACCGTGATGGTGTTCAACGGTGATGTGCTCTCCGGGGCGGATCTGGGCCAGCTGGTGGCTTACCACCGCAGCAACCACGCCGACATCACCCTGCATCTGGTGCGGGTTTCCGACCCGCGGGCATTTGGCTGTGTGCCCACCGAGGACGGCAGGGTCACCGCATTTTTGGAGAAGACCCAGGATCCGCCAACCGACCAGATCAACGCCGGCTGCTATGTCTTCTCGCGCGCGATGATCCACCGGATACCCACCGGCCGGGAGGTATCGCTCGAACGTGAGGTGTTTCCGGCGCTGCTTTCCGAAGGCGTCACCATCTGCGGCTACGTCGACTCCGCCTACTGGCGTGATATGGGCACACCCGAAGACTTCGTGCGCGGATCGGCAGACCTGGTGCGCGGTATCGCCCCCTCACCGGCGCTGCGCGGGCATCGCGGGGAGTCCCTGGTGCACGACGGTGCGGCGGTATCGCCGGGAGCGGTATTGATCGGCGGCACGGCCGTCGGGCGGGGCGCCGAGATCGGCCCCGGTGTCCGCTTGGACGGAGCGGTCATCTTCGACGGGGTGCGGATCGAGGCCGGCAGCGTAATCGAGCGCTCGATCATCGGGTTCGGTGCCCGCATCGGTCCGCGGGCACTCATCCGCGACGGTGTGGTCGGTGACGGGGCCGACATCGGCGCGCGCTGCGAGCTGCTTCGTGGTGCGCGGGTATGGCCCGGGGTGTGTATTCCCGATGGCGGCATCCGCTACTCGTCGGATGTGTGA